A DNA window from Paraburkholderia sp. PGU19 contains the following coding sequences:
- a CDS encoding NAD(P)-binding domain-containing protein produces the protein MKYPSFDKASDYQEIEFMKIGVIGTGHIGKTLVQRLSAAGHEVKVANSRGPDSIGADVLAFGGRAVLSAEALVDVDVVILSIPLNRIPEIASLTAGVPPEAVIVDTSNYYPVRDGSIGAIDAGQVESLWVTEQLGRPVVKAWNAIGSDSFAKKGKPAGSPGRIAIPVAADREADRKVGMALVEDTGFDGFDAGPLAQSWRQQPGAPSYCTDLTREEMPAALAAAEKARLPKRRDLSFAAVMERIEGVASNPDAEYLVRLNRTLFM, from the coding sequence GTGAAGTACCCGTCGTTTGATAAAGCTTCAGATTACCAGGAGATCGAATTCATGAAAATCGGCGTTATCGGCACAGGTCACATAGGGAAGACCCTAGTCCAAAGGTTGAGCGCAGCCGGGCATGAGGTGAAGGTTGCTAACTCACGAGGACCGGACAGTATCGGGGCCGACGTGCTGGCCTTCGGGGGGCGTGCAGTCTTGTCTGCCGAAGCGTTAGTCGACGTTGACGTTGTGATCCTCTCGATTCCCCTGAATCGCATTCCTGAGATCGCGTCGCTGACCGCTGGCGTCCCACCGGAAGCAGTAATCGTTGATACTTCGAACTACTATCCCGTGCGTGACGGCAGCATCGGCGCGATCGATGCCGGGCAGGTCGAGAGTCTTTGGGTCACGGAGCAGTTGGGACGTCCGGTCGTCAAGGCATGGAACGCCATCGGCTCGGACTCTTTCGCGAAGAAAGGCAAGCCCGCAGGCAGTCCTGGTCGTATCGCTATCCCCGTTGCGGCCGACCGCGAAGCGGACCGCAAGGTCGGAATGGCTCTGGTGGAGGACACCGGGTTCGACGGATTCGATGCCGGTCCACTGGCTCAATCGTGGCGACAGCAGCCTGGTGCGCCTAGCTATTGCACTGACCTCACCCGCGAGGAGATGCCTGCGGCACTGGCCGCCGCCGAAAAAGCGCGATTGCCTAAGCGGCGCGATCTGTCATTTGCGGCAGTCATGGAACGGATCGAGGGAGTCGCATCGAATCCGGATGCCGAATACCTCGTCCGACTTAATCGGACGTTATTTATGTGA
- a CDS encoding LLM class flavin-dependent oxidoreductase codes for MPLIGLTLDRTTHQLPAEQLSNLVTKIERLGFESVWLLDSFGREPFLACGFMLSRTSTLKVATGVATVYGRDPTGAVQALQTLSEFYPGRFIMGLGASNPIVIAKRKGEWVAPLPKMTSYLEEMADVKLISAMPERMAPLYIAAHAPGLQNLATKHAQGMVTWMMPNPVIKEARERVGAALNITSQILCVMTSDANEARSVARAYLAMYLALPYYQTAFAKAGFDPSDWSEGGSDRLIDSITAWGSTSDILARVEEFGNAGADRVVLNVVHEDETQRVVGKPPVIIGDWEGIEALSAIIREKQ; via the coding sequence ATGCCATTAATCGGCCTTACCCTTGATCGCACGACCCATCAGTTGCCTGCGGAACAGCTTTCCAACCTGGTGACGAAGATAGAGCGACTTGGTTTTGAAAGCGTATGGCTGCTCGACTCGTTCGGGCGTGAACCGTTCTTGGCATGCGGATTCATGCTTTCGCGCACAAGCACATTGAAGGTGGCGACAGGGGTCGCGACCGTCTATGGCCGGGATCCGACAGGAGCTGTCCAAGCACTTCAAACGTTATCCGAGTTTTACCCTGGCCGATTTATCATGGGCCTCGGCGCCTCCAACCCAATTGTGATCGCCAAGCGCAAGGGCGAGTGGGTGGCACCACTGCCGAAGATGACCTCGTATCTCGAAGAGATGGCGGATGTGAAACTCATTTCCGCAATGCCCGAGCGTATGGCGCCCTTGTATATTGCGGCCCACGCGCCCGGGCTGCAAAATCTGGCAACGAAGCATGCTCAGGGTATGGTCACATGGATGATGCCCAACCCCGTCATCAAGGAGGCGCGCGAACGCGTAGGGGCGGCCCTGAACATTACGTCCCAGATCCTGTGTGTAATGACTTCCGATGCGAACGAGGCCCGATCCGTTGCTCGCGCGTATCTGGCGATGTACCTCGCGCTTCCGTACTATCAGACCGCCTTTGCCAAGGCTGGCTTCGACCCCAGTGATTGGAGCGAGGGCGGTAGTGACCGGCTTATCGACTCCATCACCGCTTGGGGAAGTACTTCTGACATTCTTGCACGGGTAGAGGAATTCGGAAACGCCGGCGCCGACCGAGTGGTGCTCAATGTGGTTCACGAAGATGAAACGCAACGCGTGGTCGGGAAGCCACCCGTCATCATCGGGGATTGGGAAGGTATTGAGGCCCTGTCCGCCATTATTCGTGAGAAACAGTAG
- a CDS encoding SDR family oxidoreductase, translating to MGRLSGKVAVITGGASGIAYGAVEMYVDEGAKIVVADIQAQKGAQLERRFPGSVYFSACDIRNEADIARTMAMADEKFGGLDIVLHAAASVDHKQKIADLTAEDWDDGQANLLRSHVMCIKHAIGPMQRRGGGSVILVSSAAAENFSPAASMVYVVCKGGVLYLARWAAFELAGSNIRVNAIVPGAFATSMWGQLVGASREVADIMPAHLDEMMAGSQPLPRPGKPLDIAYAATYLGSDEAGFVTGAQFAVDGGLSIFRPAVPKEKVMDYLQQAKTQAEEELRSMGKAT from the coding sequence ATGGGACGTTTGTCTGGAAAGGTTGCGGTCATTACGGGTGGCGCATCGGGGATAGCTTACGGCGCGGTCGAAATGTATGTAGACGAGGGTGCAAAGATCGTCGTTGCGGATATACAGGCGCAGAAGGGCGCGCAATTGGAGCGACGTTTTCCTGGGTCGGTCTATTTTAGCGCCTGTGATATACGCAACGAAGCGGACATTGCTCGGACGATGGCGATGGCCGACGAGAAGTTCGGCGGCCTTGATATCGTCCTCCATGCAGCGGCCTCGGTGGATCACAAGCAAAAGATCGCCGACCTTACGGCTGAGGATTGGGATGATGGACAGGCCAATCTTTTGCGTAGCCATGTGATGTGTATTAAGCACGCGATAGGCCCAATGCAAAGGCGCGGAGGAGGATCCGTAATACTAGTTTCGTCTGCTGCTGCCGAGAATTTCTCTCCGGCTGCAAGTATGGTGTACGTTGTTTGCAAGGGCGGCGTGCTTTACTTGGCGCGCTGGGCCGCATTTGAGCTTGCCGGCAGCAATATCCGGGTGAATGCGATCGTTCCAGGCGCATTTGCGACCTCGATGTGGGGGCAACTTGTCGGGGCAAGCAGGGAGGTGGCCGATATCATGCCGGCGCATCTCGATGAAATGATGGCCGGATCGCAGCCGCTGCCAAGACCGGGGAAACCGTTGGATATCGCCTATGCGGCGACCTACCTGGGTTCGGATGAGGCCGGGTTTGTGACTGGGGCGCAGTTTGCAGTGGATGGGGGCCTCTCGATCTTCCGGCCGGCCGTGCCGAAAGAAAAGGTCATGGATTACCTCCAACAAGCAAAGACGCAAGCTGAAGAGGAATTGCGGTCCATGGGGAAGGCGACTTAG
- a CDS encoding cob(I)yrinic acid a,c-diamide adenosyltransferase, whose protein sequence is MGNRLSKVTTRTGDDGTTGLGDGSRVRKDNARVVAIGEVDELNSHLGVLLCEGMSNDVREALIAIQHDLFDLGGELCIPGHAMISDEHLERLDGWVMQYNATIPPLQEFILPAGSRPAALAHVCRTVCRRVERSIVALGHFEPINTAPRRYVNRLSDLLFVLARVLNRADGGGDVLWHHHRVVSRT, encoded by the coding sequence ATGGGTAACCGTCTCAGCAAGGTCACAACGCGCACAGGTGACGATGGGACTACCGGGTTGGGTGACGGTAGCCGGGTTCGAAAAGACAATGCGCGCGTTGTCGCGATCGGAGAAGTTGACGAACTGAACTCACACCTTGGTGTTTTGTTGTGCGAGGGCATGTCCAATGATGTGCGGGAGGCGCTCATCGCTATTCAACATGACCTGTTCGACCTTGGTGGTGAGCTGTGCATACCCGGTCACGCCATGATATCGGATGAGCATCTGGAGAGGCTCGACGGCTGGGTGATGCAGTACAACGCCACCATACCACCGCTTCAAGAATTCATTCTGCCGGCAGGTTCTCGGCCCGCAGCGCTCGCTCACGTGTGCCGAACGGTATGCCGGCGAGTCGAGCGTTCTATCGTGGCGCTCGGGCATTTTGAGCCAATTAACACGGCGCCGCGGCGGTACGTGAACCGTCTGTCGGATTTGCTCTTTGTGCTGGCGCGCGTGCTCAATCGCGCTGACGGAGGAGGTGACGTGCTGTGGCACCATCATCGGGTGGTCAGTCGAACATGA
- a CDS encoding cupin domain-containing protein, giving the protein MDDETTTSPMKSRYGIVVFREEKAESLDEAGVMVNHSSSVANAGIRKVVEAGLEEGYVAKCLFRSPDPDGFTLIYLWFKGNYVLPTHTHNTDCLYYVIAGEIHLGKQVLTAGDGFFLGADTPYGYTAGPQGVEVLEFRNSTAFDITVRDGMEKAWEKLVGICEANRELWKTQKPPLRQPKVV; this is encoded by the coding sequence ATGGACGATGAGACGACAACATCACCAATGAAATCCCGTTACGGCATTGTAGTTTTCCGCGAAGAAAAGGCCGAGTCGCTGGATGAGGCAGGTGTAATGGTCAACCATAGCTCAAGTGTGGCAAATGCGGGCATTCGGAAGGTGGTGGAGGCGGGACTTGAAGAGGGTTACGTGGCGAAGTGCCTGTTTCGATCACCTGATCCCGATGGGTTCACATTGATCTATCTTTGGTTCAAAGGCAATTACGTCCTTCCGACCCACACCCACAATACCGATTGTCTGTACTACGTGATAGCGGGAGAAATTCATCTTGGCAAACAGGTGCTAACCGCGGGGGACGGCTTCTTTTTGGGAGCAGATACACCGTACGGCTACACCGCGGGACCGCAGGGAGTGGAAGTTCTCGAATTTCGCAATTCGACTGCGTTCGACATTACGGTTCGTGACGGGATGGAAAAGGCTTGGGAGAAGCTCGTCGGAATCTGCGAAGCGAATCGCGAACTCTGGAAAACGCAGAAGCCACCTTTACGACAACCCAAGGTTGTCTAA